In the genome of Cellvibrio sp. KY-YJ-3, one region contains:
- a CDS encoding ATP-binding protein, whose protein sequence is MYLKKFIYVNWGNVPNTEFEFGPINLFSGGNGSGKTTAADAIQTIMTAAHDNLFHFNPGQDESSQRGRGGKLVRTLASYVLGCDDGAYSRPQGCDGYLAAIFHPTQGENSEPFTALIGMRAFLETAGQGAGLQKVARLDDTQFYILSDVELGLNDLLKEEKTHKYVVPLDKLYAGLRRKYGQSQVEKYDKKKSYLCRLYGVLRGKKDAISEREAMNAARAFSRFMAYKPIKGIDEFVANEILEYRDLGEAIRTVSTMLKRIHTMESDARTLRQGIERMAQGRQWSDNFIANWLEQQVLQYSVAKRRYTDSQSLYLDAKHKQQLLRESSAGHQQSLSACEAQRDEINQLILAATARRLGVPALRDKDQLEQEKVAQEKLIQTQVPELRKQHQQLLVNLEAAQQFSLALRQTSIAVDLPALKDSNLTALVKNLCSDSEALDIHQLLNRDLIELSPLEPQLEKVVGLQKHHNAFFASLFTQDSNAGVARINLRDQIAQERDKRKTQAERLQKNTEVKRREIQTLESRQVSYPGFVRAALDAIATQCPKADARVLCDYVDITDREWQAAIEGYIGAARFGIIVEPEYEAEAIAIVRNMAGQGNRARIIQGDKARKDIDKSGEPTSNSIIQVMNFSHATAEAYIKASYGNVQRVENAKELKNTRRGITKDAMGSGNYAMFRCDMADSELVFGQGARERALDAKRNEFHTLVSEWQAATAYAEEAQELLLALDKLKPLSYAETLQAMLAAQTKIQAIDSKLQQLDLSDTTALEAELNELQLRLQEQNQHYARLNNAQVDCRAELKLADNLCHKLDAEQDKTLAQVDSCEANLQAIAAFWPDFDADARLQLADEEIGQHSVQYFETQLAGVNAELKTILHRLQQAAMVHNQFCATSDAILFDIDYNDDLGSANFRAICDMRRQFDALYNRDKNHILAQRHQEIESLRESFNNAFVTNLCHSIYQAINDGKKTLEDLNKELEHHRFGADRERFRFDWEWVPEFKEYWQFFKAVIDSPSLGEGETLFNMKLDEKHQRVRERLMAMLLDEDEQKALRELTRIADYRNYRCYEIYKEPEGKAPIALSQYGTGSGGQLETPAYIIRSAAITSAFRFNEGNSHLRMVLVDEAFSKMDEHRSREVINYLTESLGLQLNFIMPSSKSGPFMDLISNQFVFSKCPTAEPVGELKTRVMLDRQVCDQEKIKKLMANHRRAIRQQAALDFMLEVEG, encoded by the coding sequence ATGATAATTTGTTTCATTTCAACCCTGGGCAGGATGAATCGAGTCAGCGTGGCCGCGGTGGAAAACTGGTGCGCACACTCGCATCCTATGTGCTGGGCTGTGACGATGGTGCGTATTCCCGCCCGCAAGGTTGCGATGGATATTTAGCGGCAATATTTCACCCCACACAAGGTGAAAATAGCGAGCCATTTACCGCATTAATCGGCATGCGTGCGTTTTTAGAAACAGCAGGGCAAGGAGCAGGCCTACAAAAAGTTGCCCGTTTGGATGATACCCAGTTTTATATTCTGAGTGATGTAGAACTGGGGTTAAACGATTTATTAAAAGAAGAAAAAACACACAAGTATGTAGTTCCACTCGACAAACTCTACGCTGGTTTGCGCCGCAAATATGGTCAGTCACAAGTAGAGAAATACGACAAGAAAAAATCTTATCTCTGCCGGCTTTATGGTGTTTTGCGCGGCAAAAAGGATGCAATCTCCGAGCGTGAAGCCATGAATGCCGCCCGCGCATTTTCGCGCTTTATGGCATACAAACCTATTAAGGGTATCGATGAATTTGTTGCCAACGAGATTCTGGAGTACCGCGATTTAGGCGAAGCCATTCGCACCGTATCCACCATGCTTAAACGTATTCATACCATGGAGTCAGACGCCCGCACGCTGCGCCAAGGCATTGAGCGTATGGCACAGGGGCGTCAGTGGTCGGACAACTTTATCGCCAACTGGCTTGAACAACAGGTGCTGCAATACTCTGTAGCAAAACGCCGCTATACCGACTCACAAAGTTTGTATTTGGATGCAAAACATAAACAGCAATTGCTACGTGAAAGCTCGGCGGGACATCAGCAATCGTTATCTGCCTGTGAAGCCCAGCGCGATGAAATTAACCAATTGATTCTTGCCGCAACAGCCCGCCGCTTAGGCGTTCCGGCACTGCGTGATAAAGATCAACTGGAACAGGAAAAAGTTGCTCAAGAAAAGCTGATTCAAACCCAAGTGCCGGAACTGCGTAAGCAACATCAGCAACTTTTGGTTAACCTTGAAGCTGCCCAACAATTCTCACTGGCTTTGCGCCAAACCTCCATCGCAGTGGATTTACCTGCGTTAAAAGATAGCAACCTGACGGCATTGGTTAAAAACCTGTGTAGCGATTCCGAGGCACTGGATATCCACCAGCTTCTCAATCGTGACTTGATTGAGCTTAGCCCGCTGGAACCTCAGCTGGAAAAAGTGGTGGGGCTGCAAAAACATCACAATGCATTTTTCGCCAGCTTATTTACGCAAGATTCCAATGCCGGTGTTGCGCGGATTAATTTACGCGATCAAATCGCTCAGGAGCGCGATAAACGCAAAACCCAGGCTGAGCGTTTGCAAAAAAATACTGAGGTAAAACGCCGCGAAATCCAGACCTTGGAATCACGTCAAGTGAGTTACCCCGGTTTTGTGCGCGCCGCGCTTGACGCGATTGCTACCCAGTGCCCGAAAGCCGATGCCAGGGTTTTATGCGATTACGTGGATATCACCGATCGCGAATGGCAAGCGGCGATCGAAGGTTATATTGGCGCAGCACGTTTTGGCATTATTGTTGAACCGGAATACGAAGCCGAGGCGATTGCTATTGTGCGCAATATGGCAGGGCAGGGGAATCGCGCCCGCATTATTCAGGGCGATAAAGCGCGTAAGGATATTGATAAATCTGGCGAACCGACTAGTAACTCCATTATTCAAGTAATGAATTTTTCCCACGCCACCGCAGAGGCCTACATTAAAGCGAGTTATGGCAATGTACAACGCGTAGAAAATGCCAAAGAGTTAAAAAACACGCGGCGCGGCATCACCAAAGATGCTATGGGCTCGGGCAATTACGCGATGTTTCGCTGTGATATGGCAGATTCAGAATTGGTATTTGGCCAAGGCGCTCGCGAGCGCGCACTGGATGCCAAACGCAATGAATTCCATACGCTGGTAAGTGAATGGCAAGCCGCAACGGCTTATGCGGAAGAGGCCCAAGAACTCTTGCTTGCGCTGGATAAACTTAAGCCCTTGAGTTATGCCGAAACATTACAGGCGATGCTGGCGGCACAAACAAAAATTCAAGCGATTGATAGTAAATTGCAGCAATTGGATTTAAGTGATACCACGGCATTAGAGGCAGAGTTAAATGAACTGCAATTGCGTTTGCAGGAGCAGAACCAACATTATGCTCGCTTAAACAATGCACAAGTGGATTGCCGCGCAGAATTAAAATTGGCGGATAATCTCTGCCACAAACTGGATGCAGAGCAAGATAAAACCCTCGCGCAGGTTGATAGTTGCGAAGCCAACCTGCAAGCGATTGCTGCATTCTGGCCAGACTTTGACGCGGACGCACGTTTGCAACTTGCCGATGAAGAGATAGGCCAACACAGCGTGCAGTACTTTGAAACCCAGTTAGCTGGGGTAAATGCCGAGTTAAAAACTATTTTACATCGCTTGCAACAAGCGGCGATGGTGCACAACCAGTTCTGTGCAACCAGCGATGCCATTTTGTTTGATATTGACTACAACGACGATTTGGGAAGCGCGAATTTCCGCGCAATTTGCGATATGCGTCGGCAATTTGATGCGCTCTATAATCGGGATAAAAATCATATTCTCGCTCAGCGACATCAGGAAATAGAATCTCTGCGTGAAAGTTTTAACAATGCCTTTGTCACCAATCTGTGCCACTCCATCTATCAAGCCATTAACGATGGCAAGAAAACGCTGGAAGATTTGAATAAAGAATTGGAACATCACCGCTTTGGCGCGGACCGCGAGCGCTTCCGTTTTGATTGGGAATGGGTACCTGAATTCAAAGAGTATTGGCAATTCTTTAAAGCCGTAATCGATAGCCCCAGCTTGGGTGAAGGCGAAACACTGTTCAATATGAAGCTGGATGAAAAACACCAGCGTGTGCGCGAACGACTAATGGCGATGTTGCTGGATGAGGACGAACAAAAAGCCTTGCGTGAATTAACGCGCATTGCCGATTATCGTAATTATCGCTGCTATGAAATTTACAAAGAACCAGAAGGTAAAGCCCCCATTGCACTCAGCCAATATGGCACGGGCTCTGGCGGGCAGCTGGAAACACCGGCTTACATTATTCGCAGCGCCGCCATTACCTCCGCATTTCGCTTTAATGAAGGCAACAGCCATTTGCGCATGGTGTTGGTAGATGAGGCGTTTTCTAAAATGGATGAGCATCGCTCCCGTGAAGTGATTAATTACTTAACGGAAAGCTTGGGCTTGCAGCTTAATTTTATTATGCCAAGCAGTAAGTCAGGCCCATTTATGGATTTGATTTCCAACCAGTTTGTATTCAGTAAATGCCCAACAGCCGAACCGGTTGGTGAATTAAAAACGCGGGTAATGCTTGATCGACAGGTGTGCGACCAGGAGAAGATTAAAAAATTAATGGCCAATCATCGTCGGGCGATACGTCAGCAGGCCGCGTTGGATTTTATGTTGGAGGTTGAAGGGTAA